In Pleurodeles waltl isolate 20211129_DDA chromosome 5, aPleWal1.hap1.20221129, whole genome shotgun sequence, one genomic interval encodes:
- the LOC138295253 gene encoding zinc finger protein 420-like — MQHQKVHTAEKPYECTECDKAFITNGQLMQHQKVHTGEKPYECTECNKAFIIKGGLKRHQKIHTGEKSYECTECNKAFITNDALKRHQKIHTGEKPYKCTECKKAFITYGHLTRHHKVHTREKPYKCNECDKAFITNGELMQHQKIHTGEKPYECTECDKTFIRKSYLKVHQRVHTGEKPCECTECDKAFIRKSYLRVHQRVHTGEKPYECTECDKTFISKLYLMKHQKVHTGEKPYECTECKKAFMRNGELKQHQKIHTGEKPYQCTECDWAFITNGMLKRHQKIHTGEKPYDCTECGKAFSTNGNLMRHHLVHTGEKPYQCTECGKAFITSGNLVRHQKIHTGDKSTSIC, encoded by the coding sequence ATGCAGCATCAGAAAGTCCACACCGCCGAGAAACCTTATGAGTGTACAGAATGCGACAAGGCATTTATTACCAATGGACAACTAATGCAACATCAGAAAgtccacactggggaaaaaccatatgaATGTACAGAATGCAACAAAGCATTTATAATAAAGGGAGGGCTAAAAcgacatcagaaaatccacaccgGGGAGAAATCATATGAATGTACAGAATGCAACAAAGCATTTATAACAAATGATGCACTAAAAcgacatcagaaaatccacactggggagaaaccgtataaatgtacagaatgcaAGAAGGCATTTATAACATATGGACACCTAACGCGACATCACAAAGTCCATACTAGGGAGAAACCGTATAAATGTAATGAGTGCGACAAGGCATTTATTACCAATGGAGAACTAATGCAACATCaaaaaatccacactggggagaaaccctaTGAGTGTACAGAATGTGACAAAACATTTATTAGAAAGTCATATCTAAAGGTACATCAAAgagtccacactggggagaaaccatgtgaatgtacagaatgtgacaaagcatttattaGAAAGTCATATCTAAGGGTACATCAAAgagtccacactggggagaaaccatatgaatgtacagaatgtgacaagaCATTTATTTCAAAGTTATATCTGATGAAACACCAAaaagtccacactggggagaaaccctaTGAATGTACAGAATGCAAGAAAGCATTTATGAGAAACGGAGAGCTAAAacaacatcagaaaatccacactggggagaagccatatcaatgtacagaatgtgactgGGCATTTATAACAAATGGAATGCTAAAAcgacatcagaaaatccacactggggagaaaccttaTGATTGTACAGAATGTGgcaaggcattttcaacaaatggaaATCTAATGCGACATCATTtagtccacactggggagaaaccatatcaatgtacagaatgtggcAAAGCATTTATAACAAGTGGAAACCTAGTGcgacatcagaaaatccacactggggacAAATCCACATCGATATGCTGA